The Acetivibrio saccincola genome window below encodes:
- the neuB gene encoding N-acetylneuraminate synthase → MDKKRVYIIAEAGVNHNGDVNMAKELIDVAKSAGVDGVKFQSYIAEHMVLPYADKAFYQRKEKSKSQLEMLKGLELSKEEQLEIKEYAVKNKIDFISSPFDLESLNFLVEVLNLPVIKIPSGEITNAPLILKAAMSGRKLIISTGMATLGEIEDALGVAAFGYKKRSSDVVFHGSDFKKAYYSKEGQQLLEKNVALLHCISSYPPPFNEINLKAIKTLKRCFGVVTGYSDHTEGTAVAVAAVALGAKIIEKHITLDKNLPGPDHKISLEPHELCRMVKEIRQVESAIGESYKKPAMSEEENIRLMRKSIVAARDIKKGEFFIHENLTMKRPQNGISPMKLWEITGRRATRDYKKDEVILK, encoded by the coding sequence ATGGATAAAAAGAGAGTTTATATTATAGCAGAGGCAGGGGTTAATCACAACGGGGATGTAAACATGGCAAAAGAGCTTATTGATGTGGCAAAAAGTGCAGGGGTGGATGGGGTGAAATTTCAGTCATACATAGCAGAACATATGGTTTTGCCCTATGCAGATAAAGCTTTTTATCAAAGGAAGGAAAAAAGTAAAAGCCAGTTGGAAATGCTAAAGGGTTTGGAATTAAGCAAAGAAGAACAATTGGAAATAAAGGAGTATGCAGTAAAAAATAAAATTGATTTTATATCCTCCCCTTTTGATTTGGAAAGTCTTAATTTTTTGGTGGAAGTATTAAATTTGCCGGTAATAAAAATTCCATCCGGTGAAATTACAAATGCGCCTTTAATTCTAAAGGCTGCCATGTCAGGCAGGAAACTTATTATATCAACGGGTATGGCTACACTAGGAGAGATAGAAGATGCCCTCGGGGTTGCCGCATTCGGGTATAAAAAGAGATCCAGTGATGTTGTTTTTCACGGGAGTGATTTTAAAAAAGCCTATTATTCAAAAGAAGGGCAGCAGCTCTTAGAAAAAAACGTTGCACTTTTACACTGCATTAGCAGTTATCCTCCCCCCTTTAATGAAATAAATTTAAAGGCAATAAAGACTTTAAAAAGATGCTTTGGGGTTGTTACAGGGTATTCAGACCATACGGAAGGGACGGCGGTGGCGGTGGCAGCTGTTGCCTTAGGTGCAAAAATTATAGAAAAACACATAACCCTTGACAAAAACCTTCCGGGACCTGACCACAAAATTTCCTTAGAGCCTCATGAGCTTTGCCGGATGGTAAAAGAAATACGCCAGGTGGAAAGTGCTATTGGGGAAAGCTATAAAAAACCTGCCATGTCGGAAGAAGAAAATATCAGGCTTATGAGAAAAAGCATTGTTGCAGCACGGGATATAAAAAAGGGGGAATTTTTCATACATGAAAACCTGACCATGAAAAGACCCCAAAACGGCATATCACCTATGAAATTATGGGAAATCACAGGCAGGAGGGCAACAAGGGATTATAAAAAAGATGAGGTGATTTTAAAGTGA
- the neuC gene encoding UDP-N-acetylglucosamine 2-epimerase: MSKSKICVVTGTRAEYGLLYPVIKAISEDEDLHLQLIATGMHLSHEFGLTFREIEKDGFYIDKKIEMLLSSDTPVGTVKAMGLGLIGFADAYSELKPDLLVVLGDRFEILAACQAALIFKIPIAHIGGGDTTEGAFDESIRHSITKMSHLHFVTNEKAYMRVVQMGEKKENVYNVGSPGIDVILNTKLLAKEALEKELNLKFHEKNLLITYHPETLSGVPSCQNVKELLYALDGLGENTGLIFTKSNADPEGREIINLVEEFVKEHPNAYIYHSLGRKVYLSVMTHVDAVVGNSSSGLYEAPSFKKPTVNIGDRQKGRLMASSVINCAPERGEILKAIKKAFVMDCSDTVNPYGDGKSSKRIVKVIKSIKEYKALLKKRFYDF, translated from the coding sequence ATGTCAAAGAGTAAAATTTGTGTTGTTACAGGCACCAGGGCAGAATACGGGCTTTTGTACCCTGTAATTAAGGCTATTTCTGAAGATGAAGATTTGCACTTACAGCTGATTGCAACGGGAATGCACTTATCCCATGAGTTTGGTTTGACTTTCAGGGAAATAGAAAAAGACGGGTTTTATATAGATAAAAAAATAGAAATGCTTCTTTCCAGTGATACCCCTGTAGGAACCGTTAAGGCAATGGGGCTTGGGCTAATCGGGTTTGCAGATGCATACTCTGAATTAAAGCCTGATTTATTGGTTGTACTAGGTGACCGGTTTGAGATACTGGCGGCGTGTCAGGCTGCATTAATATTTAAAATACCCATTGCACATATAGGGGGAGGGGATACAACTGAAGGTGCTTTTGATGAAAGCATAAGGCACAGCATAACAAAGATGTCCCACCTGCATTTTGTAACCAATGAAAAAGCCTACATGAGGGTGGTGCAGATGGGGGAAAAAAAAGAAAATGTGTACAATGTGGGAAGTCCCGGGATAGACGTTATTTTAAATACAAAGCTTTTGGCAAAAGAAGCCCTTGAAAAGGAACTTAATTTAAAATTTCATGAAAAAAATTTGCTTATTACTTACCATCCGGAAACTTTAAGCGGTGTACCTTCCTGTCAAAATGTAAAGGAGCTTTTATATGCGTTGGATGGTTTAGGTGAAAATACCGGGCTTATATTTACAAAATCCAATGCAGACCCGGAAGGCCGGGAGATAATAAACTTAGTGGAAGAGTTTGTTAAAGAACATCCCAATGCCTATATTTATCATTCTTTAGGGAGAAAAGTATATTTAAGCGTTATGACACATGTGGATGCGGTGGTGGGGAATTCTTCAAGCGGGCTGTATGAAGCGCCGTCTTTTAAAAAGCCTACGGTAAACATAGGTGATAGGCAAAAGGGAAGACTTATGGCTTCATCGGTTATAAACTGTGCCCCTGAAAGAGGTGAGATATTAAAAGCCATAAAAAAGGCATTTGTAATGGACTGCTCTGATACTGTAAATCCTTATGGGGACGGAAAAAGTTCTAAAAGAATAGTGAAAGTAATAAAATCAATTAAAGAATATAAAGCGCTTTTAAAAAAACGTTTTTATGACTTTTAG
- a CDS encoding LegC family aminotransferase encodes MREDLIISNVISALKSVLKHDENKPIALSQPWFNGNEWKYVKSCIDEGWVSSSGEYVDRFEANLAEFTGVKHAVAVVNGTAALHISLLLSGVKQGDEVLIPALTFVAGANAICYLKAVPHFIDSDDKSLGVDANKLCSYLKDTAYMKGNVCYNKKTQRPIRAVIAVHTFGHPADLDALLEVCRKFNLELIEDCAQGLGSYYKNIHVGNFGKVSAFSFNGNKIITTGGGGAVVTNSLEVAKIAKHITKTAKIPHPWFFIHDSIGYNYRMPNINAALGCAQLENIEKFLKNKRALAKKYQEAFENLEGVSFFKEPEYAKSNYWLNTIILNEEYSFIRDLLLVKTNSQKIGTRPPWMLLNKLPMFRDCPSMDLKTSEYLEKSIINIPSSTFLGEGYVKE; translated from the coding sequence ATGAGGGAAGATTTAATTATTTCAAATGTAATTTCTGCTTTAAAGAGTGTTTTAAAACACGATGAAAATAAACCAATTGCCCTAAGCCAGCCCTGGTTTAATGGAAATGAATGGAAATACGTTAAATCCTGTATCGATGAAGGCTGGGTTTCTTCTTCAGGTGAATATGTTGACAGGTTTGAGGCTAATTTAGCGGAGTTTACAGGAGTTAAACACGCAGTAGCTGTTGTCAACGGGACGGCAGCTTTACATATATCGTTGCTGCTTTCAGGTGTAAAGCAGGGAGATGAGGTGCTTATACCGGCACTTACATTTGTGGCAGGGGCAAATGCAATATGCTATTTAAAGGCTGTACCCCATTTTATAGACAGTGATGATAAAAGTCTTGGGGTTGATGCAAATAAGCTCTGCAGTTACTTAAAAGATACAGCCTATATGAAAGGGAATGTTTGCTACAATAAAAAAACCCAAAGACCTATCCGGGCTGTTATAGCCGTCCATACCTTTGGACATCCTGCGGATTTAGATGCCCTTTTGGAGGTGTGCAGAAAATTTAATTTGGAATTAATAGAAGACTGTGCACAAGGGCTGGGTTCCTATTACAAAAATATACATGTGGGAAATTTTGGCAAAGTCTCCGCCTTTAGTTTTAACGGGAACAAAATTATAACTACCGGAGGAGGGGGAGCAGTGGTTACCAATAGTTTAGAGGTGGCAAAAATTGCAAAACACATTACAAAAACTGCAAAAATCCCCCATCCATGGTTTTTTATACACGATAGTATAGGGTATAACTACAGAATGCCCAATATTAATGCTGCACTAGGCTGTGCCCAGCTGGAAAACATAGAAAAATTTCTAAAAAATAAAAGGGCACTTGCAAAAAAGTATCAGGAAGCTTTTGAAAATTTAGAAGGTGTAAGTTTTTTTAAAGAGCCTGAATATGCAAAAAGCAACTATTGGCTAAATACAATTATACTTAATGAAGAGTATTCATTTATAAGGGATTTACTTCTTGTAAAAACAAATTCCCAAAAAATAGGCACAAGGCCTCCTTGGATGCTTTTAAATAAACTTCCCATGTTTAGGGACTGTCCTTCCATGGATTTAAAAACATCAGAATATTTGGAAAAATCCATTATAAATATACCAAGCAGTACTTTTTTAGGAGAAGGCTATGTCAAAGAGTAA
- a CDS encoding NAD-dependent 4,6-dehydratase LegB — protein MNLKNKKILVTGADGFIGSHLVENLVLEGYDVRAFVYYNSFNSWGWIDYFPKEIKKSLEIFEGDIRDSYLVKRAMKGCQVVFNLAALVSVPYSYKAPKLYMDTNIGGLLNILEGARELNTERIVHTSTSEVYGTAKIVPISETHPLKGQSPYAASKTGADQMALAFYNSFDIPVSIIRPFNTYGPRQSARAVIPTIITQIAEGERKIKLGALEPTRDFNYVKDVVCGFIKVAMCDEAVGDVVNIGSGYEISIGDTGKMIAEIMGKEVEFQLDRERLRPSKSEVKRLVADISKAKKLLGFTPLYGGKEGFRKGLKETVNWFSNKENLKLYKSYRYNL, from the coding sequence ATGAATTTAAAAAATAAAAAAATACTGGTTACAGGGGCAGATGGATTTATAGGGTCTCACCTGGTTGAAAACTTAGTTTTAGAAGGCTATGATGTCAGGGCATTTGTCTACTATAATTCATTTAATTCATGGGGATGGATTGATTATTTTCCAAAAGAAATAAAAAAAAGTTTAGAGATATTTGAAGGAGATATAAGGGATTCTTATTTGGTAAAAAGGGCAATGAAAGGCTGCCAGGTTGTTTTTAATTTGGCGGCGTTGGTTTCTGTCCCGTATTCATATAAAGCACCGAAATTATACATGGATACAAATATAGGAGGACTTTTGAACATTTTAGAAGGGGCAAGGGAGCTTAACACCGAGCGGATTGTCCACACTTCCACCAGTGAAGTTTATGGCACCGCCAAGATTGTGCCTATTTCTGAAACTCATCCTTTAAAAGGCCAGTCTCCTTATGCTGCGTCAAAAACCGGTGCAGACCAGATGGCGCTGGCCTTTTATAATTCTTTTGATATTCCCGTCTCCATAATAAGGCCTTTTAATACTTACGGTCCAAGGCAGTCAGCCAGAGCCGTTATTCCCACAATAATAACGCAAATTGCAGAAGGGGAGAGAAAAATAAAGCTTGGAGCTTTAGAACCCACCAGGGATTTTAATTATGTAAAGGATGTTGTTTGCGGGTTTATTAAGGTAGCAATGTGCGATGAAGCCGTGGGGGATGTGGTTAATATAGGAAGCGGCTATGAAATTTCCATAGGAGATACCGGGAAAATGATTGCAGAAATTATGGGGAAAGAAGTGGAATTTCAGCTGGACAGGGAGCGTTTAAGGCCTTCAAAAAGCGAGGTAAAGCGGCTGGTTGCAGATATTTCCAAAGCGAAAAAGCTTTTAGGTTTTACCCCTTTGTATGGGGGTAAAGAAGGGTTTAGAAAAGGGCTGAAAGAGACGGTAAATTGGTTTTCAAATAAGGAAAATTTAAAATTATATAAATCATACAGGTATAATCTATGA
- a CDS encoding DUF4183 domain-containing protein — protein sequence MSTFESINCFLTDKDGNKLNPYASGAICYKELFCRKICPEKQMLLKSGKTAEIYKITVLVKGYVAIWQDDKIYSLPIQFSQIKHLYLHAPPPTKLYFEVEDFECKFDFDYLENEEHKIIIKIKTLVKALSKVDILVPEIKTKNSYNYFIIYKEYINKEYINNLNFSDINLVCISADRVFDSVFFKNKISLKCDKIRLKADVYQYNALSDGNKKIYTNADELKEYGNKGILNPQKVSFYSLFVNGVLQPETNYKIKEGLLTLNTKNIPIKNSPIIIPFVTFKNIDGTLIKSETYYYNTLSDGLKRVFTNKDELCTCGNRGILNPEEVSFYNLFINGIMQPKVNYILKNGLLILKTKDIPKKGAYITVEFITLKDKKSRILKAESYQYNTFSTTKKVYTNRDEITCYGNKGILEPNLVSYYNLFINGVLQPETNYTVKKGLLILKTKDTPIKGVPITLQFITLYS from the coding sequence ATGTCAACCTTTGAGTCCATCAACTGTTTTCTTACAGATAAAGACGGCAATAAATTAAATCCATATGCATCCGGTGCTATTTGCTACAAAGAACTTTTTTGCCGGAAAATCTGTCCTGAAAAACAAATGCTTTTAAAATCCGGAAAAACGGCGGAAATATATAAGATTACCGTTCTTGTTAAAGGTTACGTTGCAATTTGGCAAGATGACAAAATTTATTCATTGCCAATACAATTCAGTCAGATTAAACATTTGTATCTTCATGCCCCACCTCCTACCAAGCTATATTTTGAAGTGGAAGATTTTGAATGTAAATTTGATTTTGACTATTTAGAAAATGAAGAACATAAAATTATAATTAAAATAAAAACATTGGTAAAAGCATTATCTAAAGTGGATATTTTAGTTCCTGAAATAAAGACAAAAAATTCATACAATTATTTTATAATTTATAAAGAATATATAAATAAAGAATACATAAATAATTTAAATTTTTCAGATATTAACCTGGTATGCATCAGTGCCGACAGGGTTTTTGACTCTGTATTTTTTAAAAATAAAATCTCACTTAAATGTGACAAAATAAGGCTAAAGGCAGATGTATACCAGTATAATGCTTTATCAGACGGGAATAAAAAAATATATACAAATGCTGATGAACTAAAAGAGTACGGAAACAAAGGAATTCTAAACCCTCAAAAAGTTTCCTTTTACAGTCTCTTTGTCAATGGGGTGCTGCAGCCTGAAACAAATTATAAAATTAAAGAAGGGCTTTTAACTCTTAATACCAAAAATATACCAATAAAAAATTCCCCCATAATAATACCTTTTGTTACATTTAAAAATATTGACGGCACTCTCATAAAGAGTGAAACCTATTATTACAACACCCTTTCTGACGGATTAAAAAGAGTGTTTACAAATAAGGATGAACTTTGCACATGCGGCAATAGGGGAATACTAAATCCTGAAGAAGTGTCTTTTTATAATTTATTCATTAACGGTATAATGCAGCCTAAAGTAAATTATATCTTAAAAAATGGGCTTTTAATATTAAAAACCAAAGATATTCCCAAAAAAGGGGCTTACATAACCGTTGAATTTATAACACTTAAAGATAAAAAAAGCAGAATTTTAAAAGCAGAGTCCTATCAATATAACACCTTTTCCACCACAAAGAAAGTATACACAAACAGGGATGAGATTACCTGCTACGGCAATAAGGGGATACTAGAACCCAATCTTGTGTCTTATTACAACCTCTTTATAAACGGGGTGCTTCAGCCTGAAACCAACTATACTGTTAAAAAAGGTCTTCTCATTTTAAAAACAAAGGACACTCCAATAAAAGGGGTCCCCATTACTTTACAGTTTATTACGTTATATAGCTAG
- a CDS encoding replication-associated recombination protein A, with translation MTGKKVPLAHRMKPKTLEEFFGQEEIVGEGKPLYRMIKADRIKSIIFYGPPGTGKTSLARIIANMTKSKFEKLNAVTSGVSDIKRIVADTQNPIFNPSGRTVLFIDEIHRFNKAQQDALLPFVEDGTIILIGATTENPYFEVNKALISRSSVFMLKPLGKEAIINIVKNALKDKERGLGNLDILIDDDALDFLSEASGGDARIALNAVELAVLTSDLDADGKYHIDINLIQECVGKKAVRFDKSGEDHYDNISAFIKSMRGSDPDAAVFYLARALYAGEDIMFLARRIIICAAEDVGMANPMALQIAVSAAQAVHMVGMPEARIILSQAAIAVATSPKSNAAYVAINKALHDVENKRTGEVPMHLRNAPIKGMKDLGYGKGYKYAHDYEGNVVDQEYLPEEMRGTIYYNPTENGYEARIKEWLSKRRKNNAK, from the coding sequence ATGACAGGGAAAAAAGTGCCCCTTGCCCATAGAATGAAGCCTAAGACATTGGAAGAGTTTTTTGGGCAGGAGGAAATAGTGGGAGAGGGAAAGCCCTTATACAGGATGATAAAAGCTGACAGGATAAAATCAATTATATTTTATGGTCCGCCGGGTACGGGGAAGACTTCCCTTGCAAGGATTATTGCAAATATGACAAAATCCAAATTTGAAAAGTTAAATGCCGTTACATCGGGAGTTTCTGATATAAAGAGAATTGTTGCCGATACCCAAAACCCTATTTTTAACCCAAGCGGGAGGACGGTATTATTTATTGACGAGATACACAGGTTTAACAAAGCCCAGCAGGATGCATTGCTGCCCTTTGTGGAAGACGGCACAATAATTCTTATAGGAGCTACGACTGAGAATCCGTATTTTGAAGTGAACAAAGCCTTGATTTCCAGGTCTTCTGTTTTTATGTTAAAGCCATTGGGAAAAGAAGCTATTATAAATATAGTAAAAAATGCTTTAAAAGATAAGGAGCGGGGCTTGGGAAATCTTGATATCCTCATAGATGATGATGCTTTGGATTTTCTTTCAGAAGCGTCAGGCGGTGATGCAAGAATTGCATTAAATGCCGTTGAGCTTGCTGTTTTGACATCTGATTTAGATGCCGATGGAAAGTATCACATTGATATAAACCTAATCCAGGAATGTGTTGGAAAAAAGGCTGTAAGGTTTGATAAGTCAGGGGAAGACCATTATGATAATATCAGTGCATTTATTAAATCCATGAGGGGAAGCGACCCTGATGCTGCTGTATTTTACCTTGCAAGGGCACTTTATGCAGGAGAAGATATTATGTTTTTGGCAAGGAGGATAATAATATGTGCAGCTGAAGATGTGGGTATGGCAAATCCCATGGCACTTCAAATTGCCGTTTCAGCAGCCCAGGCCGTCCATATGGTTGGTATGCCGGAGGCAAGGATAATACTTTCACAGGCGGCTATAGCCGTTGCCACAAGTCCTAAGTCAAATGCAGCATATGTGGCAATAAATAAGGCTTTGCATGATGTGGAAAATAAAAGAACCGGTGAAGTTCCTATGCATCTTAGGAATGCACCGATAAAGGGTATGAAGGATTTAGGGTATGGAAAAGGGTATAAATATGCCCATGATTATGAAGGCAATGTAGTGGATCAGGAGTATTTGCCTGAGGAAATGAGGGGTACAATTTATTATAATCCTACGGAAAACGGATATGAAGCAAGGATAAAAGAGTGGCTGTCAAAGAGAAGGAAAAATAACGCTAAATAA
- a CDS encoding TetR/AcrR family transcriptional regulator has translation MNGFDKRREEKMKCIIDAAFELFNDYGINNVKITDIAKRANVSKVTIYNYFESKEGLVRQVFFCFADKQLEKVKKLVDSKLTFKEKLEEFYNIKMKAAEMLSEKFVNSVINSYSIVREYMGNYYEEKLKPVFMSLIAQGKEEGDIDKGLSNEAILMYIEAFKDVLSKPMDANLRTDLGKLFYFGFKGK, from the coding sequence ATGAACGGGTTTGATAAACGCAGGGAAGAGAAAATGAAATGCATTATAGATGCAGCCTTTGAATTGTTTAATGATTATGGGATAAACAATGTGAAAATCACGGATATAGCAAAAAGAGCTAATGTTTCAAAGGTTACTATATATAATTATTTTGAAAGTAAAGAAGGCCTTGTAAGACAGGTGTTTTTTTGTTTTGCAGATAAGCAGCTGGAAAAGGTAAAAAAACTTGTTGATAGTAAATTAACATTTAAAGAAAAGCTTGAGGAGTTTTATAATATAAAAATGAAGGCTGCAGAAATGCTAAGTGAGAAGTTTGTTAATTCCGTTATAAACTCTTATTCTATTGTGCGTGAATATATGGGAAATTATTATGAAGAAAAATTAAAACCTGTTTTTATGTCTCTTATTGCCCAGGGTAAAGAGGAAGGGGACATTGACAAGGGACTTTCAAATGAAGCTATTTTAATGTATATTGAAGCTTTTAAGGATGTTTTATCAAAGCCTATGGATGCAAACTTAAGGACTGATTTAGGAAAATTATTTTATTTCGGTTTTAAAGGAAAATGA
- a CDS encoding ATP-binding cassette domain-containing protein, with the protein MIEVKDLSKIYSNGKGVFDINFKVEKGEVFGFLGPNGAGKTTTIRNLLGFTNPTKGSCSINGMDCRKEASRIQKILGYIPGETAFFDNMTGIQFINFISDMRGMDCSKRRDYLIGFFELEANRKIRKMSKGMKQRKVILSPYQVMRI; encoded by the coding sequence GTGATAGAAGTAAAAGATCTCTCAAAAATTTATTCCAACGGAAAAGGCGTTTTTGATATTAATTTTAAAGTGGAAAAAGGCGAAGTGTTTGGATTTTTAGGCCCTAACGGTGCAGGAAAAACCACCACAATCAGAAATCTTTTAGGCTTTACAAACCCCACAAAGGGAAGCTGCAGCATTAACGGAATGGACTGCCGCAAAGAAGCTTCCCGGATTCAAAAAATTCTAGGCTACATCCCTGGCGAAACAGCTTTTTTTGATAATATGACAGGTATTCAATTTATAAATTTCATATCTGATATGCGGGGCATGGACTGTTCCAAAAGAAGGGACTACCTTATTGGTTTTTTTGAATTGGAAGCCAATCGCAAAATCCGTAAAATGTCAAAGGGAATGAAACAAAGAAAAGTTATTTTGTCACCGTATCAAGTGATGAGGATATAG
- a CDS encoding ABC transporter permease subunit, with amino-acid sequence MSWSLFKVNIKTNVINHRIIASHVDKGSMAYLLSTPNSRVKIAFTQAVSGLASITLFFIVTTSFAIVVSEVMFPGLLETGKFIMLNIYALLMYYAIGGIGFFASCIANESKLSLSIGVGVPVTFLVLQMLGNAGEKFSWLKNLSLYTLFNPNKLIEGSSFSYIAMFIFTVIAVILYTGGILTFNKRDLPI; translated from the coding sequence ATGTCATGGAGTTTATTTAAAGTAAATATAAAAACAAATGTCATCAACCACCGTATAATCGCATCCCATGTTGACAAGGGGAGTATGGCCTATTTGCTTTCCACTCCCAATTCACGGGTAAAAATTGCCTTTACCCAGGCCGTATCCGGGTTAGCTTCCATAACCCTCTTTTTCATTGTAACAACTTCCTTTGCAATTGTTGTTTCTGAGGTGATGTTTCCGGGGCTTTTGGAAACAGGCAAATTCATTATGCTGAATATATATGCCCTTCTCATGTACTATGCAATAGGAGGCATTGGCTTTTTTGCATCCTGTATAGCAAACGAAAGCAAATTAAGCCTTAGCATAGGAGTGGGTGTTCCTGTTACTTTTTTAGTCCTCCAGATGCTAGGAAATGCAGGGGAAAAATTCAGCTGGCTTAAAAACTTATCACTATATACTCTTTTCAATCCAAATAAGCTTATTGAGGGAAGCAGTTTTTCATATATCGCAATGTTTATATTTACCGTTATTGCAGTCATTCTCTATACCGGAGGTATATTAACATTTAACAAGCGTGATTTACCAATTTAG
- a CDS encoding zinc ribbon domain-containing protein yields the protein MTPTKIPVYLWFLLAAVLFIQASWIFLDASKRGENKWLWGIFGLLNTPGNLIIYLIVTRLIQKHQPCKACGKNIRRNYLYCPYCGERHKND from the coding sequence ATGACACCAACAAAAATTCCGGTATATTTATGGTTTCTTTTAGCAGCGGTTCTTTTTATACAGGCTTCATGGATTTTTTTAGATGCGTCAAAAAGAGGAGAAAACAAGTGGCTTTGGGGGATTTTTGGCCTTTTAAATACACCGGGAAATCTTATTATTTATTTAATTGTGACAAGGTTAATTCAAAAACATCAACCCTGTAAGGCTTGCGGAAAAAATATAAGAAGAAACTATTTATACTGTCCCTATTGCGGGGAAAGGCATAAAAATGACTAA
- a CDS encoding sigma-70 family RNA polymerase sigma factor translates to MSKKALSEKALIEKAQSGDKKSLEVLLYDNYKIVYGYLLKLTMNEEITKDITQEVMVKAILNIKKFKGNSKFSTWLISIASNIYKDMLKKDKKVSRVDIEKTLIKNTQSLEDDIINKDTVKRIGEVLLKLPEEKRMVFILKNHFNYSYKEISKILKCPIGTVRSRLHYCIKKIRDFI, encoded by the coding sequence TTGAGTAAAAAAGCACTTAGTGAGAAGGCACTTATAGAAAAGGCTCAATCAGGAGATAAAAAATCTCTTGAAGTGCTGCTTTATGACAATTATAAAATAGTATACGGGTATCTTTTGAAGCTTACCATGAATGAAGAGATTACAAAGGATATAACCCAGGAAGTTATGGTTAAGGCTATTTTGAATATAAAAAAGTTTAAAGGCAATTCAAAATTTTCAACCTGGCTTATTTCCATTGCCTCAAACATATATAAAGATATGCTTAAAAAAGATAAAAAGGTAAGCAGGGTAGATATTGAAAAAACATTAATCAAAAATACCCAAAGTTTGGAAGATGATATTATAAACAAGGATACGGTAAAAAGAATTGGGGAAGTGCTTTTAAAGCTGCCTGAAGAAAAGAGGATGGTATTTATTTTAAAAAACCATTTTAACTATTCATATAAAGAAATCAGCAAGATACTAAAATGTCCCATTGGGACGGTGCGTTCAAGACTTCATTATTGTATAAAAAAGATAAGGGATTTTATATAA
- a CDS encoding ATP-binding cassette domain-containing protein: MIKVKNLFKNYGRYNVLKGVNIEVREGEVYGFIGENGAGKSTTFRRAVFSSRPTGKKGCCGNNKVRCREWTLAHLLSFPKKRLWKTIQKTFFRLVL, from the coding sequence ATGATTAAAGTAAAAAACCTCTTTAAAAATTACGGCAGGTATAATGTACTAAAAGGTGTAAATATAGAGGTGAGAGAAGGTGAGGTATACGGCTTTATTGGGGAAAACGGGGCGGGAAAGTCAACTACTTTTAGACGAGCCGTCTTCAGCTCTAGACCCACAGGGAAGAAAGGATGTTGTGGAAATAATAAGGTCAGATGCAGGGAGTGGACTTTAGCGCACTTATTGAGCTTTCCCAAAAAGCGGCTATGGAAAACTATACAAAAGACCTTTTTCAGATTAGTACTTTAA
- a CDS encoding PLDc N-terminal domain-containing protein encodes MFDNMTNLEILKLFLPLIILQVGLVLYCIIDILKKGVGNLNKVLWIIIVLFVNTLGPVIYLAVGRKRWEDD; translated from the coding sequence ATGTTTGATAATATGACAAATTTAGAAATTCTAAAGCTTTTTCTACCGCTTATTATACTTCAAGTGGGACTTGTATTATACTGTATTATAGACATTCTTAAAAAGGGAGTTGGAAATTTAAATAAAGTTTTGTGGATTATTATAGTGCTTTTTGTAAATACGCTGGGCCCTGTAATTTATCTTGCAGTGGGAAGAAAGAGGTGGGAAGATGATTAA
- a CDS encoding ACT domain-containing protein — MDVKQISVFLENKSGRLAEVTKILGENNIDISALSIADTTDFGILRLIVNDPDKAEKVLKENGFTVSSTNVIAIGVEDKPGGLSKALEILDAQSIGIEYMYAFVGKKSDEALVLLRVENSSKAVEILTKGGIQVLSSDKVYKL, encoded by the coding sequence ATGGATGTAAAGCAAATATCAGTTTTTTTAGAAAACAAGTCTGGAAGGCTTGCTGAAGTTACAAAAATTCTCGGGGAAAACAATATTGACATCAGTGCACTATCCATAGCAGACACTACGGATTTTGGGATTTTAAGGCTTATTGTAAATGACCCGGATAAGGCAGAAAAGGTATTAAAGGAAAATGGATTTACTGTGAGCTCTACAAATGTTATAGCTATTGGTGTTGAAGATAAGCCGGGAGGACTTTCAAAAGCACTGGAAATATTAGATGCACAATCCATAGGTATAGAATATATGTATGCTTTTGTGGGCAAAAAATCCGATGAGGCACTTGTTTTATTGAGGGTGGAAAACTCTTCTAAAGCTGTGGAGATACTTACAAAGGGTGGAATACAAGTGCTTTCATCTGACAAGGTGTATAAGCTGTAG